A segment of the Balaenoptera musculus isolate JJ_BM4_2016_0621 chromosome 9, mBalMus1.pri.v3, whole genome shotgun sequence genome:
GCCGCTTCACAGAGCAGGACGTGGTGGCCGTGACCAGGGTGAAGGAGGTCTTTGGGGCGAGAGCCCTGAGACACATGGTCATCCTGTTCACCCACAAGGAGGACTTAGCGGACGGATCCTTGCATGACTACGTAGCCAACACAGACAACCTGAGGCTGAGGGGCCTGGTCCGGGAGTGCGGGCAGAGGTACTGTGCCTTCAACAACCGGGCCTCCGGCGACGAGCGGGGGGAGCAGCTGGCCGGGCTGATGGCCGTGGTcgaggggctggagagggagcACCAGGGCGCCTACCTCAGCAACGACCTCTTCTTTGATGCACAGCGGCTCCAGCAGGGCGGGGGCGACCCCCACGGAGAAGGTCACGTGCGCTACCTGGCCAAGGTGCGGTCGCATGTTGCAAAGCAAAAGCAAGACCTGCAAGAGGCCCAGAGACACTGTGCCTTCAAGGTGCTCCTCCGAGTCAAAAACTGGATCGTTGTGCATGA
Coding sequences within it:
- the LOC118900923 gene encoding GTPase IMAP family member 5-like, which produces MEGLQKGGEDTCIKGGGEESLNPGSFWLRIILAGKTGGGKSATGNSILGQPVFESRLGAQSVTRKCQGATGTWNGRSILVVDTPPIFEARAQDQEVYENIGDCYLLSAPGPHVLLLVTQLGRFTEQDVVAVTRVKEVFGARALRHMVILFTHKEDLADGSLHDYVANTDNLRLRGLVRECGQRYCAFNNRASGDERGEQLAGLMAVVEGLEREHQGAYLSNDLFFDAQRLQQGGGDPHGEGHVRYLAKVRSHVAKQKQDLQEAQRHCAFKVLLRVKNWIVVHDELCVCLVWCSLLFLLILLIIWYHL